In one Rutidosis leptorrhynchoides isolate AG116_Rl617_1_P2 chromosome 8, CSIRO_AGI_Rlap_v1, whole genome shotgun sequence genomic region, the following are encoded:
- the LOC139862206 gene encoding dolichyl-diphosphooligosaccharide--protein glycosyltransferase subunit 1B, translated as MEVFEARSRLTLMFALFALLSFSFRSSYSLASPELQILSAERRIDLASHIIRVVLTLKVQNDGASPASDVFLAFPPQQVKHLALIQAAEISGKKRKKSVHLLDVKSSDQVNGPNGAKLYAISLRNPLNTGGSVSIEVSYVLTQLLEPFPVEISQSEPQLVLYRDSASILSPYVIKQQTTVIRTPTTKVESFTRVEPSTQMRTELKYGPYENKPSYSNDPILVHFENNNPFAVVEELVREIEISHWGNLQVTEHYTLVHNGAKHKGGFSRVEYQSRPSISGVSSFKHLVAKLPPRVHSVYYRDNIGNISTSHLRTSYSKSELEIEPRYPLLGGWKATFVIGYGLPLQDVLFESNDGKRYLNFSFGCPIAETVVNKITNKVVLPEGSKNPHVVVPFSVERSAETKYTYLDIVGRPVVVLEKENVVPEHNSPFQVYYDFHPMFMLAEPLMLTSVFFFLFVAALAYLHMDISIRK; from the exons ATGGAGGTTTTCGAAGCCAGATCTCGTTTAACCCTAATGTTTGCACTGTTCGCTTTGTTATCCTTTAGCTTCCGATCGTCTTATTCTCTTGCATCGCCGGAACTTCAGATCCTCTCCGCTGAACGCAGA ATTGATTTGGCTTCACACATTATTAGGGTTGTGTTGACTTTGAAG GTACAAAATGATGGGGCATCACCTGCTTCAGATGTTTTTCTTGCATTTCCGCCGCAACAGGTGAAGCATCTAGCACTGATCCAAGCGGCTGAAATTTCTGGAAAAAAGAGGAAGAAATCTGTACATCTACTTGATGTGAAGTCAAGCGACCAAGTTAATGGGCCAAATGGGGCCAAACTCTATGCTATATCATTAAGGAATCCATTAAACACTGGTGGATCAGTCTCGATAGAAGTATCATATGTATTGACCCAATTGCTCGAACCTTTTCCTGTAGAGATAAGTCAGTCGGAACCACAATTGGTTTTATACCGTGACAGTGCTTCAATATTATCACCATATGTAATCAAACAACAGACAACGGTTATTAGGACACCAACTACAAAGGTGGAATCGTTTACAAGAGTGGAACCGTCTACACAAATGCGTACTGAACTGAAGTATGGTCCTTATGAGAACAAGCCTTCATATTCGAATGATCCTATACTTGTTCATTTTGAGAATAACAATCCATTTGCTGTGGTTGAGGAACTTGTGCGGGAAATTGAAATTTCTCACTGGGGCAACCTTCAAGTTACAGAGCATTACACGTTGGTGCACAACGGTGCTAAACACAAAGGCGGGTTCTCAAG GGTTGAATATCAATCTAGGCCATCAATTAGTGGTGTCTCTTCGTTCAAGCATTTAGTTGCAAAATTACCTCCAAGGGTTCACTCTGTTTACTACCGTGATAACATAGGCAATATCTCAACATCACATTTAAGGACAAGTTACAGTAAG TCTGAACTGGAAATAGAGCCACGTTATCCTTTATTGGGAGGTTGGAAAGCAACTTTTGTCATCGGATATGGGCTGCCACTGCAAGATGTTCTTTTTGAGTCAAATGATGGTAAGCGCTACCTGAACTTCAGTTTTGGATGTCCTATTGCTGAAACGGTGGTAAACAAGATAACAAACAAG GTTGTGTTACCTGAGGGATCAAAGAACCCCCATGTCGTGGTTCCTTTTTCAGTAGAACGCAGCGCAGAG ACCAAGTATACCTACCTTGATATAGTTGGAAGACCAGTGGTAGTGTTGGAAAAGGAAAATGTAGTTCCCGAACACAACTCGCCTTTTCAG GTTTACTATGATTTCCACCCAATGTTCATGCTTGCGGAACCATTGATGTTGACATCTGTTTTCTTCTTTTTGTTCGTTGCTGCTTTGGCTTACCTTCACATGGATATCTCCATAAGAAAGTGA